One region of Vallitalea okinawensis genomic DNA includes:
- a CDS encoding helix-turn-helix domain-containing protein, producing MKNHGLFRKWYLSYLIIVCIALFFSIGIYNLFASTMESEISKLNSAYLSQIKGLIDGEIQSIDQTAHIIGLTPTIQSVINMEEELTIDDRYVLREALKNLKLYNTSNDLSKNIYLYVFKPGLLITNESVYTSYLDLFTTEQFNVDADLFRRIVKRNYQREINRFNYLTGEGDEVSKLLYLQSLPINYKSSMTATLVIELDESRISKVMGEDEYLSEGLLCILDSQNRLIFSKGDLSFPNGLKYEELSDHQVIRDVIDGHKVAISSLESDVTDVKYVRIVPESLFWKEARKLKNKTICIIILLGLVGIILGYLFTKKYYKPLNKIVHRVKPEMEEEIVGNEYQYIEDALDHNFEIQKQMKCQLSRQNKVFKNNFLARVLKGKIEDEEELRQQLKAYDIQFTDKHFVVMAFQIHDLSRFSKSKNVEHEWRLARFIIGNIFHEVMSKQNKCTIVESEEILACILSDITFAKEEYYPGYLTDIIQEAYQPIKDNFNIDFTVAISFPHDSLMGISEAYREALDALAYTKILGNVDTIFYGDTLQSKRKYDYSIEKEHQVINLIKVGNYEKAKDLLDEILDQHLMEDLISLEAVQCLMFDLLSSIIKTINGFKEQKILDDLKPIKKMMKCHSVEEMRKVLDHTLSEICMVKKLELNNDESNDLSKRVKEFILEHYYDTDLNVSMLGEHFNMTPAYLSKLFKQDTGDSLLNTINKVRIDHAKKLLEETDETIGQVANKVGYTYSNAFIRVFKKYEGVTPGQYKSVL from the coding sequence GTGAAAAATCATGGTTTATTCAGGAAATGGTATTTATCTTATTTAATCATTGTATGCATAGCATTATTCTTTAGTATTGGTATTTATAATTTGTTTGCTAGCACAATGGAAAGTGAAATAAGCAAATTAAATAGTGCTTATTTATCACAAATCAAAGGGTTGATAGATGGAGAAATTCAATCCATTGATCAAACAGCTCATATCATAGGATTAACGCCTACTATTCAATCTGTCATCAACATGGAAGAAGAATTGACCATAGACGATAGATATGTATTACGTGAAGCATTGAAGAATCTAAAATTATATAATACCTCCAATGATTTGAGCAAAAATATATATCTATATGTCTTTAAACCTGGTTTATTAATAACGAACGAATCCGTATACACCAGTTATCTCGATTTGTTTACAACAGAACAGTTTAATGTTGATGCTGACCTCTTTAGACGTATTGTAAAAAGAAACTATCAAAGAGAGATCAACCGGTTTAATTATTTGACTGGTGAAGGTGATGAAGTGAGTAAACTGTTATATTTACAATCCCTACCAATAAACTATAAAAGCTCTATGACTGCAACATTAGTAATAGAACTTGATGAAAGCAGAATTAGCAAAGTTATGGGAGAAGATGAATATTTATCAGAAGGGCTTCTATGCATCTTAGACAGCCAAAATAGGTTGATATTTTCAAAAGGTGATTTAAGCTTTCCTAATGGGCTAAAATATGAAGAACTATCAGATCATCAGGTGATTCGTGATGTCATTGATGGACATAAAGTGGCTATATCTAGTTTAGAATCCGACGTAACAGATGTTAAATACGTTAGAATAGTGCCAGAGAGTTTATTCTGGAAAGAGGCTAGGAAATTAAAAAATAAAACCATTTGTATTATTATTTTGTTGGGGTTAGTCGGAATAATATTGGGTTATTTATTTACAAAGAAATATTATAAACCTTTAAATAAAATTGTTCATAGAGTTAAACCAGAAATGGAAGAAGAAATAGTAGGTAATGAATACCAATATATTGAAGACGCATTAGATCATAATTTTGAAATTCAAAAACAAATGAAATGTCAATTAAGTAGGCAAAATAAAGTGTTTAAGAATAATTTTTTAGCTCGAGTACTTAAAGGTAAAATTGAAGATGAAGAAGAGCTACGACAACAATTAAAAGCCTATGATATTCAATTCACGGATAAGCATTTCGTTGTGATGGCTTTTCAAATACATGACTTATCCCGTTTCAGTAAGAGTAAAAACGTTGAGCATGAATGGCGTTTAGCTAGATTTATTATTGGTAATATATTTCATGAAGTCATGTCTAAGCAAAACAAGTGCACCATTGTAGAGTCAGAGGAAATTCTGGCATGTATATTAAGCGATATAACTTTTGCCAAAGAAGAATATTATCCAGGCTATTTAACAGATATCATACAAGAAGCTTATCAGCCCATTAAGGATAACTTCAACATTGATTTCACAGTGGCTATTAGTTTTCCACATGATTCATTAATGGGAATCTCAGAAGCCTATCGAGAAGCCTTGGATGCATTAGCTTACACGAAAATATTAGGCAATGTTGACACAATTTTTTATGGGGACACGTTACAATCAAAGAGAAAATACGATTATTCTATAGAGAAGGAACACCAAGTTATCAATTTGATCAAAGTAGGAAACTATGAGAAAGCTAAAGACCTATTGGATGAAATATTAGACCAGCATTTAATGGAAGATTTGATTTCATTAGAAGCTGTTCAATGTCTCATGTTTGACTTATTAAGTTCAATCATCAAGACGATCAATGGTTTCAAAGAACAAAAGATTTTGGATGATTTAAAACCAATTAAGAAAATGATGAAATGCCATTCAGTAGAGGAGATGAGAAAAGTACTTGATCATACTCTATCTGAAATTTGTATGGTTAAGAAACTAGAATTAAATAATGATGAATCCAATGACCTGAGTAAACGAGTAAAAGAGTTTATACTTGAACATTATTATGATACTGATCTGAATGTTTCTATGTTGGGAGAACACTTTAATATGACACCAGCGTATCTATCTAAATTGTTTAAACAAGATACGGGGGACAGCCTTCTCAATACCATTAATAAAGTCCGGATAGATCACGCTAAAAAGCTATTAGAAGAAACAGATGAGACAATAGGTCAAGTTGCTAATAAAGTAGGCTATACCTATAGTAATGCTTTTATTAGAGTTTTTAAAAAATATGAAGGTGTTACACCAGGGCAATATAAATCGGTATTATAA
- a CDS encoding LCP family protein yields the protein MSKNKNPLRKYLRIVTAIVVPFFVIWLVVVGGYTLMNNDSQEQPPIDKSQTSLTEENPTEPETVSVVTTENELITVAVLGLDESEALTDVMMIGVFNTETHMIDTFSIPRDTYIQLSDDAASKLQAPKVLKLNGLHAYAKGAGVENPEQYTLSAIEEIIGVDIDHHIKISLDVFNEMVDAIGGVEIYVPELMEYHDPYQDLYIYIEPGTQVLDGKKAEDFVRYRATYTNGDLDRIEMQHYFMQAFMKSALEPEIVKQIPGIISALYSNLSTDVGIWDILAYTKYLDDISTNNLRSYTIPGEAMYIDDVSYFVYDSENVKTFVDEKLAIGAPEIVESKGLAIEVLNGGSTNGLATKFEDILSDDDYTVISVGNYEGSRIDQTRIYVKEEKYGQDLMSYFIDAKVVVDNTVIPDGIDIQIVIGSSEK from the coding sequence ATGTCCAAAAATAAAAATCCGCTAAGAAAATACTTGAGAATCGTCACTGCAATTGTCGTACCTTTTTTCGTCATTTGGCTAGTCGTTGTTGGTGGTTATACCCTTATGAACAATGATAGTCAAGAACAACCCCCTATTGATAAAAGTCAAACATCCTTAACTGAAGAGAATCCAACAGAACCAGAAACAGTATCTGTCGTTACAACTGAAAACGAATTAATTACAGTAGCAGTACTTGGTCTTGATGAAAGTGAAGCTTTAACTGATGTTATGATGATAGGTGTATTTAATACTGAAACCCATATGATTGATACATTTTCCATACCTCGTGATACTTATATACAGCTCAGTGATGATGCTGCTAGTAAGCTACAAGCTCCAAAAGTCCTTAAACTTAATGGCTTACATGCATATGCTAAGGGGGCTGGCGTGGAAAATCCTGAACAATACACATTAAGCGCTATTGAAGAGATTATTGGTGTGGATATAGATCACCATATTAAAATCTCCTTAGATGTATTTAATGAAATGGTAGATGCTATCGGTGGTGTAGAAATATATGTACCTGAACTCATGGAGTACCATGATCCCTACCAAGACTTATATATCTATATTGAGCCTGGTACTCAAGTTCTTGATGGCAAGAAAGCCGAAGACTTTGTTCGTTACCGCGCCACTTATACAAACGGTGATTTAGATCGTATTGAAATGCAACATTACTTTATGCAAGCCTTTATGAAGTCTGCACTTGAACCTGAAATTGTTAAGCAAATACCTGGTATCATTTCAGCACTGTATTCTAATTTATCCACTGATGTGGGCATATGGGATATACTGGCCTATACCAAGTACCTCGATGATATATCCACAAACAACTTAAGATCCTACACTATTCCAGGAGAAGCTATGTACATTGATGACGTTTCTTATTTCGTTTATGATAGTGAAAATGTGAAAACCTTTGTTGATGAAAAATTAGCTATTGGTGCTCCTGAGATTGTTGAAAGCAAGGGATTAGCTATAGAAGTACTCAATGGTGGTTCAACAAATGGTCTTGCAACAAAATTTGAAGACATTTTATCTGATGATGATTACACTGTCATTTCCGTTGGTAACTATGAAGGCTCTCGTATTGATCAAACTCGTATTTATGTTAAAGAAGAAAAATATGGTCAAGATCTGATGTCATACTTTATTGATGCCAAAGTAGTTGTCGATAATACTGTAATACCAGATGGTATTGATATTCAAATCGTTATTGGCAGCAGTGAAAAATAG
- a CDS encoding small, acid-soluble spore protein, alpha/beta type: MKFDKNIKNSMPNNNQAVSNSNTLNQINMNDSDGVPEGIPEKVPEPDHPYMGNLTSHQIGTMAKAGQLGGEMVRRMVTQVEKEMADGEVDGNNLM; encoded by the coding sequence TTGAAGTTTGATAAAAATATTAAGAACAGTATGCCTAATAATAATCAAGCAGTATCTAATAGTAATACATTAAATCAGATAAACATGAATGATAGTGACGGAGTACCAGAAGGTATACCTGAGAAGGTTCCAGAACCTGATCACCCTTATATGGGTAATCTTACATCCCATCAAATTGGTACCATGGCTAAAGCTGGTCAGCTTGGCGGAGAGATGGTTCGTCGCATGGTGACACAAGTAGAAAAAGAGATGGCTGATGGTGAAGTTGATGGAAATAACTTGATGTAG
- a CDS encoding Glu/Leu/Phe/Val family dehydrogenase: MSEKTLNPFEIVQQQIEDVCHEMGEEEAVHRLLKNPLRVFEVNIPVKMDDGSTEVFRGYRVQHNDAPGPTKGGIRFHPRVDEDDVKALATWMTLKCAVIHLPYGGAKGGVEVDPSKLSDQELERLARGYVRAIAPIIGERKDIPAPDVNTNGNTMAWMVDEYSRLRGIGRTLPGAFTGKPVEFGGCHGRKEATGYGVALMAREAAKYKNLDLNGAKVVVQGFGNVGSYSALYLEEMGAKVIAVSDVSCGLYNENGLPIDELMKFAEERRPLTEFKGDAEMIDREAIFDIESDILCPCALENSIHMGNVHKIKTKIISEGANGPTTPEAEEVLNAQGILVIPDILANAGGVTVSYFEWVQNLHNYYWNFDEVQDKQEKKMIQAFNRVIGYMEEFSIPMRKAAYRIAIKTVAAPMKLRGWY; this comes from the coding sequence ATGAGCGAAAAAACTTTAAATCCATTTGAGATTGTACAACAACAAATTGAAGACGTATGTCATGAGATGGGGGAAGAAGAAGCAGTACACCGTCTACTAAAAAATCCTTTAAGAGTTTTTGAAGTAAATATTCCAGTTAAAATGGATGATGGTTCAACAGAAGTATTTAGAGGATATAGAGTTCAACATAATGATGCTCCTGGTCCAACAAAAGGTGGTATCCGTTTCCATCCACGTGTTGATGAAGATGATGTTAAAGCTTTAGCAACATGGATGACATTAAAATGTGCAGTTATTCACTTACCATATGGTGGTGCTAAAGGTGGGGTTGAAGTAGATCCATCTAAATTATCTGATCAAGAACTTGAAAGATTAGCTCGTGGTTATGTAAGAGCGATCGCACCAATTATTGGTGAAAGAAAAGATATTCCTGCTCCAGATGTAAATACTAATGGTAATACAATGGCATGGATGGTAGATGAATATTCTCGTTTAAGAGGTATTGGACGTACATTACCAGGTGCATTTACTGGTAAACCAGTTGAATTTGGTGGCTGCCATGGTAGAAAAGAAGCTACTGGTTATGGGGTAGCATTAATGGCAAGAGAAGCTGCTAAATATAAAAATTTAGATTTAAATGGCGCAAAAGTCGTTGTTCAAGGTTTTGGTAATGTTGGTAGTTATTCAGCTTTATACCTTGAAGAGATGGGTGCAAAAGTAATTGCAGTATCTGACGTTTCTTGCGGTTTATATAATGAAAATGGTCTACCTATTGACGAGCTTATGAAGTTCGCTGAAGAAAGAAGACCTTTAACTGAATTCAAAGGCGATGCAGAGATGATTGATCGTGAAGCTATCTTTGATATTGAAAGTGATATTCTTTGTCCATGTGCATTAGAAAACTCTATCCATATGGGTAATGTTCATAAAATCAAAACTAAAATCATTTCTGAAGGTGCTAATGGTCCTACTACTCCAGAAGCAGAAGAAGTACTTAATGCACAAGGCATTTTAGTCATTCCTGATATTCTTGCTAATGCTGGTGGTGTTACAGTATCTTACTTTGAGTGGGTACAAAACTTACACAACTATTATTGGAACTTTGATGAAGTTCAAGATAAGCAAGAGAAGAAAATGATTCAAGCTTTCAATAGAGTTATTGGCTATATGGAAGAATTCTCAATTCCAATGCGTAAAGCTGCTTATCGTATCGCTATTAAAACAGTAGCAGCACCAATGAAATTACGTGGTTGGTACTAA